The following coding sequences lie in one Spinacia oleracea cultivar Varoflay chromosome 1, BTI_SOV_V1, whole genome shotgun sequence genomic window:
- the LOC130467871 gene encoding uncharacterized protein isoform X2, which produces MVFKKGHTGSNKQWVPGTSNRKKYVEPEIDEDDEEYEEDLVGSGDDSEDTPYEEEGEELEDEEEDDDEEYVDEDEDEGENDVGVKCKLKNQGRKTGNAKGRRPVVVEEDDEFYDDLEVDARAKLKMKERCRKYAKSRRLANDVEDEGNDDEEDDEEDGEADVRRVGKKHPKNVGQNVRRYPEDEQHGLRKKHLKVIRKRRRGDTDDEEEQGKPVKKKLLLKKKVGKIVDKERRKGKSPLKDKGMTKRGKNRRVFLRVPIPQHPMSRGEYAKCHDVVVATQRANCDRKTVDVVYREPRPLFGERRPLAEEVADLVMERMAPLLQDLRAVIREQVIIRRLGAKESVAEKDPSPGVAEKDPSPASSSHRQISDNAYINVDGEPMAVDKSVNKVLSELDVIVLEEDETDNVQHTVEQPLGGEENVFVNYQSLPVEQPVFEFLHVPAVVAVQNEPMEEAEQLQQGPPQQVVELVQNEPMVAEQLQKGPPQQAPPQQVVELVQHLEAMQNEPMEALPQHEPQQEPRHEPVQQGHTEGDQGEPQEEGLVVPVVQQEADPQGPVEEPPQNDFAEPQNDVLEDPENEDEEDGEEGDEEDGEEGDEDEEDVGNTADQDKPGDDDDENQGANGGTTGPVAGEAEGADNAEGPGADGTENTRGGGEGLDHGAVHGSNPEDFDGAEPGGDGQVRTRIKAARPKPSPKPRTATKRSRKPSEKAIAMRKPRQRLGIRMTKADSSILKYVEAYDTKKKAGGAMLIEYDGNDANQQMCYSVVHPRSYVNSQYVRTIGYLYNREWASEFPKSCRRLMLDSMFAHQKLKTKETYAGLLKKWSQPLRKVVSSDISVVFVPVVENEHWWCVAFALKDLKIWFIDSMYKNPAAEHSAELKKLIPAVDYVLLETDKEFNASPAWQTKQMGKWPLDVVGFPDYNDNHACGVVMLMAIRETANAFKKSMHVGEIGAARKALFLSHLNSDYNSCRPLIPEIIATHCR; this is translated from the exons ATGGTCTTCAAAAAGGGTCACACCGGATCAAATAAGCAATGG GTACCCGGCACTAGTAACCGTAAGAAGTATGTGGAACCGGAAattgatgaagatgatgaagagTACGAGGAAGATCTCGTTGGATCAGGGGATGATAGTGAAGATACACCATATGAAGAGGAGGGTGAGGAATTAGAGGACGAAGAAGAAGACGACGACGAAGAGTATGtagatgaggatgaggatgagggGGAAAATGATGTTGGTGTAAAGTGTAAGTTGAAAAATCAGGGCAGGAAAACGGGTAATGCTAAAGGAAGGCGTCCTGTTGTTGTAGAGGAGGATGATGAGTTTTATGATGATCTTGAAGTTGATGCTCGTGCTAAGTTGAAGATGAAAGAGCGCTGTAGGAAGTATGCTAAGAGCAGGCGTTTAGCTAATGATGTAGAGGATGAAGGAAATGATGATGAAGAGGATGACGAGGAAGATGGAGAAGCTGATGTCCGTAGAGTGGGGAAGAAGCATCCGAAGAATGTAGGCCAAAATGTTAGGCGGTATCCAGAAGATGAACAACATGGGTTGAGGAAGAAACATTTGAAGGTGATTAGGAAGAGGCGTCGTGGGGATACTGATGACGAGGAAGAACAGGGGAAGCCTGTGAAGAAGAAGTTGTTGCTGAAGAAAAAGGTTGGTAAGATTGTTGATAAAGAGCGTAGAAAAGGAAAGTCTCCTCTTAAAGACAAGGGAATGACTAAGAGAGGCAAGAATAGGAGAGTGTTTCTGCGG GTTCCAATCCCCCAACATCCAATGTCTAGGGGTGAATATGCCAAGTGTCATGATGTTGTAGTTGCTACCCAAAGGGCTAATTGCGATCGCAAG ACGGTTGATGTTGTTTACCGGGAGCCCCGTCCTCTATTTGGAGAAAGAAGGCCGTTGGCAGAAGAGGTTGCTGATCTG GTTATGGAAAGGATGGCCCCCTTACTGCAAGACCTCCGTGCCGTGATACGAGAACAAGTAATCATACGCAGGCTGGGGGCAAAGGAAAGTGTTGCTGAAAAAGATCCCTCCCCTGGTGTTGCTGAAAAAGATCCCTCCCCTGCTAGCAGTTCCCATCGCCAAATCAGCGATAATGCTTATATTAACGTGGATGGTGAGCCAATGGCGGTGGATAAGTCGGTCAACAAGGTCCTGAGTGAGTTAGATGTCATTGTACTGGAGGAGGATGAAACAGACAATGTGCAACACACAGTGGAACAACCATTGGGAGGTGAAGAAAATGTGTTTGTGAATTACCAGTCCTTGCCTGTGGAGCAGCCCGTGTTTGAGTTTCTGCATGTTCCAGCAGTGGTGGCCGTGCAGAATGAGCCTATGGAGGAGGCAGAGCAATTGCAGCAGGGCCCCCCACAGCAAGTGGTTGAGCTAGTGCAGAATGAGCCTATGGTGGCAGAGCAACTGCAGAAGGGACCCCCACAGCAGGCCCCCCCACAGCAAGTGGTTGAGCTAGTGCAGCACTTGGAGGCCATGCAGAATGAGCCTATGGAGGCACTGCCGCAACACGAGCCACAACAAGAGCCACGTCATGAGCCTGTCCAGCAAGGTCATACCGAGGGAGACCAAGGCGAACCACAAGAAGAAGGGCTAGTGGTGCCTGTTGTGCAGCAAGAGGCAGACCCCCAGGGCCCAGTAGAAGAGCCACCACAAAATGATTTTGCGGAGCCACAAAATGATGTTTTGGAGGACCCCGAAaacgaagatgaagaagatggcGAGGAAGGTGATGAAGAAGATGGCGAGGAAGGTgacgaagatgaagaagatgtTGGTAATACCGCGGATCAAGATAAAcctggtgatgatgatgatgagaacCAAGGAGCAAATGGTGGTACAACGGGTCCGGTTGCGGGTGAAGCTGAAGGTGCAGATAATGCAGAGGGTCCGGGTGCCGATGGGACCGAGAATACAAGGGGTGGGGGTGAAGGTTTGGACCATGGTGCTGTTCATGGTTCCAATCCTGAAGATTTTGATGGTGCTGAACCAGGTGGTGATGGTCAGGTGAGAACAAGAATAAAGGCAGCGAGGCCTAAACCTAGTCCCAAACCCCGCACTGCGACAAAGAGATCCCGTAAGCCTAGTGAGAAGGCAATAGCAATGAGAAAACCTCGTCAACGACTAGGTATTAGAATGACGAAGGCAGACAGTTCTATTTTGAAGTACGTAGAGGCTTACGACACCAAAAAGAAAGCAGG AGGGGCTATGTTGATTGAATATGATGGGAACGACGCAAACCAGCAGATGTGTTACTCGGTTGTTCACCCCAGGTCCTATGTGAATTCCCAGTATGTTCGTACAATTGGATATCTCTACAACCGGGAGTGGGCTAGTGAATTTCCAAAGAGTTGTCGCAGACTTATGCTTGACTCTATGTTTGCA CATCAAAAGCTAAAGACGAAAGAAACATATGCTGGGTTGTTGAAGAAGTGGTCGCAACCACTTAGGAAGGTGGTCTCCTCGGATATTTCTGTG GTTTTTGTTCCAGTTGTCGAAAACGAACACTGGTGGTGTGTTGCTTTTGCACTCAAAGACCTGAAGATATGGTTCATTGACAGCATGTATAAAAATCCCGCTGCAGAGCATTCTGCggaattaaagaaattg ATACCTGCCGTTGACTACGTCTTACTGGAGACTGACAAGGAGTTTAACGCATCCCCGGCATGGCAGACTAAGCAAATGGGGAAATGGCCCCTGGATGTTGTTGGTTTTCCTGATTATAATGACAA TCATGCATGCGGGGTTGTGATGCTTATGGCGATCCGGGAGACTGCTAATGCTTTCAAAAAGTCAATGCATGTG GGGGAGATAGGCGCTGCCCGGAAGGCTCTGTTCTTGTCCCATTTGAATTCAGACTACAACTCTTGCCGTCCATTGATACCGGAGATAATTGCTACCCATTGCCGTTGA
- the LOC130467871 gene encoding uncharacterized protein isoform X1, giving the protein MVFKKGHTGSNKQWKFAMNEVFKDKPPQVPGTSNRKKYVEPEIDEDDEEYEEDLVGSGDDSEDTPYEEEGEELEDEEEDDDEEYVDEDEDEGENDVGVKCKLKNQGRKTGNAKGRRPVVVEEDDEFYDDLEVDARAKLKMKERCRKYAKSRRLANDVEDEGNDDEEDDEEDGEADVRRVGKKHPKNVGQNVRRYPEDEQHGLRKKHLKVIRKRRRGDTDDEEEQGKPVKKKLLLKKKVGKIVDKERRKGKSPLKDKGMTKRGKNRRVFLRVPIPQHPMSRGEYAKCHDVVVATQRANCDRKTVDVVYREPRPLFGERRPLAEEVADLVMERMAPLLQDLRAVIREQVIIRRLGAKESVAEKDPSPGVAEKDPSPASSSHRQISDNAYINVDGEPMAVDKSVNKVLSELDVIVLEEDETDNVQHTVEQPLGGEENVFVNYQSLPVEQPVFEFLHVPAVVAVQNEPMEEAEQLQQGPPQQVVELVQNEPMVAEQLQKGPPQQAPPQQVVELVQHLEAMQNEPMEALPQHEPQQEPRHEPVQQGHTEGDQGEPQEEGLVVPVVQQEADPQGPVEEPPQNDFAEPQNDVLEDPENEDEEDGEEGDEEDGEEGDEDEEDVGNTADQDKPGDDDDENQGANGGTTGPVAGEAEGADNAEGPGADGTENTRGGGEGLDHGAVHGSNPEDFDGAEPGGDGQVRTRIKAARPKPSPKPRTATKRSRKPSEKAIAMRKPRQRLGIRMTKADSSILKYVEAYDTKKKAGGAMLIEYDGNDANQQMCYSVVHPRSYVNSQYVRTIGYLYNREWASEFPKSCRRLMLDSMFAHQKLKTKETYAGLLKKWSQPLRKVVSSDISVVFVPVVENEHWWCVAFALKDLKIWFIDSMYKNPAAEHSAELKKLIPAVDYVLLETDKEFNASPAWQTKQMGKWPLDVVGFPDYNDNHACGVVMLMAIRETANAFKKSMHVGEIGAARKALFLSHLNSDYNSCRPLIPEIIATHCR; this is encoded by the exons ATGGTCTTCAAAAAGGGTCACACCGGATCAAATAAGCAATGG AAATTTGCAATGAATGAAGTTTTTAAGGATAAACCTCCCCAGGTACCCGGCACTAGTAACCGTAAGAAGTATGTGGAACCGGAAattgatgaagatgatgaagagTACGAGGAAGATCTCGTTGGATCAGGGGATGATAGTGAAGATACACCATATGAAGAGGAGGGTGAGGAATTAGAGGACGAAGAAGAAGACGACGACGAAGAGTATGtagatgaggatgaggatgagggGGAAAATGATGTTGGTGTAAAGTGTAAGTTGAAAAATCAGGGCAGGAAAACGGGTAATGCTAAAGGAAGGCGTCCTGTTGTTGTAGAGGAGGATGATGAGTTTTATGATGATCTTGAAGTTGATGCTCGTGCTAAGTTGAAGATGAAAGAGCGCTGTAGGAAGTATGCTAAGAGCAGGCGTTTAGCTAATGATGTAGAGGATGAAGGAAATGATGATGAAGAGGATGACGAGGAAGATGGAGAAGCTGATGTCCGTAGAGTGGGGAAGAAGCATCCGAAGAATGTAGGCCAAAATGTTAGGCGGTATCCAGAAGATGAACAACATGGGTTGAGGAAGAAACATTTGAAGGTGATTAGGAAGAGGCGTCGTGGGGATACTGATGACGAGGAAGAACAGGGGAAGCCTGTGAAGAAGAAGTTGTTGCTGAAGAAAAAGGTTGGTAAGATTGTTGATAAAGAGCGTAGAAAAGGAAAGTCTCCTCTTAAAGACAAGGGAATGACTAAGAGAGGCAAGAATAGGAGAGTGTTTCTGCGG GTTCCAATCCCCCAACATCCAATGTCTAGGGGTGAATATGCCAAGTGTCATGATGTTGTAGTTGCTACCCAAAGGGCTAATTGCGATCGCAAG ACGGTTGATGTTGTTTACCGGGAGCCCCGTCCTCTATTTGGAGAAAGAAGGCCGTTGGCAGAAGAGGTTGCTGATCTG GTTATGGAAAGGATGGCCCCCTTACTGCAAGACCTCCGTGCCGTGATACGAGAACAAGTAATCATACGCAGGCTGGGGGCAAAGGAAAGTGTTGCTGAAAAAGATCCCTCCCCTGGTGTTGCTGAAAAAGATCCCTCCCCTGCTAGCAGTTCCCATCGCCAAATCAGCGATAATGCTTATATTAACGTGGATGGTGAGCCAATGGCGGTGGATAAGTCGGTCAACAAGGTCCTGAGTGAGTTAGATGTCATTGTACTGGAGGAGGATGAAACAGACAATGTGCAACACACAGTGGAACAACCATTGGGAGGTGAAGAAAATGTGTTTGTGAATTACCAGTCCTTGCCTGTGGAGCAGCCCGTGTTTGAGTTTCTGCATGTTCCAGCAGTGGTGGCCGTGCAGAATGAGCCTATGGAGGAGGCAGAGCAATTGCAGCAGGGCCCCCCACAGCAAGTGGTTGAGCTAGTGCAGAATGAGCCTATGGTGGCAGAGCAACTGCAGAAGGGACCCCCACAGCAGGCCCCCCCACAGCAAGTGGTTGAGCTAGTGCAGCACTTGGAGGCCATGCAGAATGAGCCTATGGAGGCACTGCCGCAACACGAGCCACAACAAGAGCCACGTCATGAGCCTGTCCAGCAAGGTCATACCGAGGGAGACCAAGGCGAACCACAAGAAGAAGGGCTAGTGGTGCCTGTTGTGCAGCAAGAGGCAGACCCCCAGGGCCCAGTAGAAGAGCCACCACAAAATGATTTTGCGGAGCCACAAAATGATGTTTTGGAGGACCCCGAAaacgaagatgaagaagatggcGAGGAAGGTGATGAAGAAGATGGCGAGGAAGGTgacgaagatgaagaagatgtTGGTAATACCGCGGATCAAGATAAAcctggtgatgatgatgatgagaacCAAGGAGCAAATGGTGGTACAACGGGTCCGGTTGCGGGTGAAGCTGAAGGTGCAGATAATGCAGAGGGTCCGGGTGCCGATGGGACCGAGAATACAAGGGGTGGGGGTGAAGGTTTGGACCATGGTGCTGTTCATGGTTCCAATCCTGAAGATTTTGATGGTGCTGAACCAGGTGGTGATGGTCAGGTGAGAACAAGAATAAAGGCAGCGAGGCCTAAACCTAGTCCCAAACCCCGCACTGCGACAAAGAGATCCCGTAAGCCTAGTGAGAAGGCAATAGCAATGAGAAAACCTCGTCAACGACTAGGTATTAGAATGACGAAGGCAGACAGTTCTATTTTGAAGTACGTAGAGGCTTACGACACCAAAAAGAAAGCAGG AGGGGCTATGTTGATTGAATATGATGGGAACGACGCAAACCAGCAGATGTGTTACTCGGTTGTTCACCCCAGGTCCTATGTGAATTCCCAGTATGTTCGTACAATTGGATATCTCTACAACCGGGAGTGGGCTAGTGAATTTCCAAAGAGTTGTCGCAGACTTATGCTTGACTCTATGTTTGCA CATCAAAAGCTAAAGACGAAAGAAACATATGCTGGGTTGTTGAAGAAGTGGTCGCAACCACTTAGGAAGGTGGTCTCCTCGGATATTTCTGTG GTTTTTGTTCCAGTTGTCGAAAACGAACACTGGTGGTGTGTTGCTTTTGCACTCAAAGACCTGAAGATATGGTTCATTGACAGCATGTATAAAAATCCCGCTGCAGAGCATTCTGCggaattaaagaaattg ATACCTGCCGTTGACTACGTCTTACTGGAGACTGACAAGGAGTTTAACGCATCCCCGGCATGGCAGACTAAGCAAATGGGGAAATGGCCCCTGGATGTTGTTGGTTTTCCTGATTATAATGACAA TCATGCATGCGGGGTTGTGATGCTTATGGCGATCCGGGAGACTGCTAATGCTTTCAAAAAGTCAATGCATGTG GGGGAGATAGGCGCTGCCCGGAAGGCTCTGTTCTTGTCCCATTTGAATTCAGACTACAACTCTTGCCGTCCATTGATACCGGAGATAATTGCTACCCATTGCCGTTGA
- the LOC130467871 gene encoding uncharacterized protein isoform X3, which yields MVFKKGHTGSNKQWKFAMNEVFKDKPPQVPGTSNRKKYVEPEIDEDDEEYEEDLVGSGDDSEDTPYEEEGEELEDEEEDDDEEYVDEDEDEGENDVGVKCKLKNQGRKTGNAKGRRPVVVEEDDEFYDDLEVDARAKLKMKERCRKYAKSRRLANDVEDEGNDDEEDDEEDGEADVRRVGKKHPKNVGQNVRRYPEDEQHGLRKKHLKVIRKRRRGDTDDEEEQGKPVKKKLLLKKKVGKIVDKERRKGKSPLKDKGMTKRGKNRRVFLRVPIPQHPMSRGEYAKCHDVVVATQRANCDRKTVDVVYREPRPLFGERRPLAEEVADLVMERMAPLLQDLRAVIREQVIIRRLGAKESVAEKDPSPGVAEKDPSPASSSHRQISDNAYINVDGEPMAVDKSVNKVLSELDVIVLEEDETDNVQHTVEQPLGGEENVFVNYQSLPVEQPVFEFLHVPAVVAVQNEPMEEAEQLQQGPPQQVVELVQNEPMVAEQLQKGPPQQAPPQQVVELVQHLEAMQNEPMEALPQHEPQQEPRHEPVQQGHTEGDQGEPQEEGLVVPVVQQEADPQGPVEEPPQNDFAEPQNDVLEDPENEDEEDGEEGDEEDGEEGDEDEEDVGNTADQDKPGDDDDENQGANGGTTGPVAGEAEGADNAEGPGADGTENTRGGGEGLDHGAVHGSNPEDFDGAEPGGDGQVRTRIKAARPKPSPKPRTATKRSRKPSEKAIAMRKPRQRLGIRMTKADSSILKYVEAYDTKKKAGGAMLIEYDGNDANQQMCYSVVHPRSYVNSQYVRTIGYLYNREWASEFPKSCRRLMLDSMFAHQKLKTKETYAGLLKKWSQPLRKVVSSDISVIPAVDYVLLETDKEFNASPAWQTKQMGKWPLDVVGFPDYNDNHACGVVMLMAIRETANAFKKSMHVGEIGAARKALFLSHLNSDYNSCRPLIPEIIATHCR from the exons ATGGTCTTCAAAAAGGGTCACACCGGATCAAATAAGCAATGG AAATTTGCAATGAATGAAGTTTTTAAGGATAAACCTCCCCAGGTACCCGGCACTAGTAACCGTAAGAAGTATGTGGAACCGGAAattgatgaagatgatgaagagTACGAGGAAGATCTCGTTGGATCAGGGGATGATAGTGAAGATACACCATATGAAGAGGAGGGTGAGGAATTAGAGGACGAAGAAGAAGACGACGACGAAGAGTATGtagatgaggatgaggatgagggGGAAAATGATGTTGGTGTAAAGTGTAAGTTGAAAAATCAGGGCAGGAAAACGGGTAATGCTAAAGGAAGGCGTCCTGTTGTTGTAGAGGAGGATGATGAGTTTTATGATGATCTTGAAGTTGATGCTCGTGCTAAGTTGAAGATGAAAGAGCGCTGTAGGAAGTATGCTAAGAGCAGGCGTTTAGCTAATGATGTAGAGGATGAAGGAAATGATGATGAAGAGGATGACGAGGAAGATGGAGAAGCTGATGTCCGTAGAGTGGGGAAGAAGCATCCGAAGAATGTAGGCCAAAATGTTAGGCGGTATCCAGAAGATGAACAACATGGGTTGAGGAAGAAACATTTGAAGGTGATTAGGAAGAGGCGTCGTGGGGATACTGATGACGAGGAAGAACAGGGGAAGCCTGTGAAGAAGAAGTTGTTGCTGAAGAAAAAGGTTGGTAAGATTGTTGATAAAGAGCGTAGAAAAGGAAAGTCTCCTCTTAAAGACAAGGGAATGACTAAGAGAGGCAAGAATAGGAGAGTGTTTCTGCGG GTTCCAATCCCCCAACATCCAATGTCTAGGGGTGAATATGCCAAGTGTCATGATGTTGTAGTTGCTACCCAAAGGGCTAATTGCGATCGCAAG ACGGTTGATGTTGTTTACCGGGAGCCCCGTCCTCTATTTGGAGAAAGAAGGCCGTTGGCAGAAGAGGTTGCTGATCTG GTTATGGAAAGGATGGCCCCCTTACTGCAAGACCTCCGTGCCGTGATACGAGAACAAGTAATCATACGCAGGCTGGGGGCAAAGGAAAGTGTTGCTGAAAAAGATCCCTCCCCTGGTGTTGCTGAAAAAGATCCCTCCCCTGCTAGCAGTTCCCATCGCCAAATCAGCGATAATGCTTATATTAACGTGGATGGTGAGCCAATGGCGGTGGATAAGTCGGTCAACAAGGTCCTGAGTGAGTTAGATGTCATTGTACTGGAGGAGGATGAAACAGACAATGTGCAACACACAGTGGAACAACCATTGGGAGGTGAAGAAAATGTGTTTGTGAATTACCAGTCCTTGCCTGTGGAGCAGCCCGTGTTTGAGTTTCTGCATGTTCCAGCAGTGGTGGCCGTGCAGAATGAGCCTATGGAGGAGGCAGAGCAATTGCAGCAGGGCCCCCCACAGCAAGTGGTTGAGCTAGTGCAGAATGAGCCTATGGTGGCAGAGCAACTGCAGAAGGGACCCCCACAGCAGGCCCCCCCACAGCAAGTGGTTGAGCTAGTGCAGCACTTGGAGGCCATGCAGAATGAGCCTATGGAGGCACTGCCGCAACACGAGCCACAACAAGAGCCACGTCATGAGCCTGTCCAGCAAGGTCATACCGAGGGAGACCAAGGCGAACCACAAGAAGAAGGGCTAGTGGTGCCTGTTGTGCAGCAAGAGGCAGACCCCCAGGGCCCAGTAGAAGAGCCACCACAAAATGATTTTGCGGAGCCACAAAATGATGTTTTGGAGGACCCCGAAaacgaagatgaagaagatggcGAGGAAGGTGATGAAGAAGATGGCGAGGAAGGTgacgaagatgaagaagatgtTGGTAATACCGCGGATCAAGATAAAcctggtgatgatgatgatgagaacCAAGGAGCAAATGGTGGTACAACGGGTCCGGTTGCGGGTGAAGCTGAAGGTGCAGATAATGCAGAGGGTCCGGGTGCCGATGGGACCGAGAATACAAGGGGTGGGGGTGAAGGTTTGGACCATGGTGCTGTTCATGGTTCCAATCCTGAAGATTTTGATGGTGCTGAACCAGGTGGTGATGGTCAGGTGAGAACAAGAATAAAGGCAGCGAGGCCTAAACCTAGTCCCAAACCCCGCACTGCGACAAAGAGATCCCGTAAGCCTAGTGAGAAGGCAATAGCAATGAGAAAACCTCGTCAACGACTAGGTATTAGAATGACGAAGGCAGACAGTTCTATTTTGAAGTACGTAGAGGCTTACGACACCAAAAAGAAAGCAGG AGGGGCTATGTTGATTGAATATGATGGGAACGACGCAAACCAGCAGATGTGTTACTCGGTTGTTCACCCCAGGTCCTATGTGAATTCCCAGTATGTTCGTACAATTGGATATCTCTACAACCGGGAGTGGGCTAGTGAATTTCCAAAGAGTTGTCGCAGACTTATGCTTGACTCTATGTTTGCA CATCAAAAGCTAAAGACGAAAGAAACATATGCTGGGTTGTTGAAGAAGTGGTCGCAACCACTTAGGAAGGTGGTCTCCTCGGATATTTCTGTG ATACCTGCCGTTGACTACGTCTTACTGGAGACTGACAAGGAGTTTAACGCATCCCCGGCATGGCAGACTAAGCAAATGGGGAAATGGCCCCTGGATGTTGTTGGTTTTCCTGATTATAATGACAA TCATGCATGCGGGGTTGTGATGCTTATGGCGATCCGGGAGACTGCTAATGCTTTCAAAAAGTCAATGCATGTG GGGGAGATAGGCGCTGCCCGGAAGGCTCTGTTCTTGTCCCATTTGAATTCAGACTACAACTCTTGCCGTCCATTGATACCGGAGATAATTGCTACCCATTGCCGTTGA